From one Macaca nemestrina isolate mMacNem1 chromosome 5, mMacNem.hap1, whole genome shotgun sequence genomic stretch:
- the LOC105482451 gene encoding U3 small nucleolar RNA-associated protein NOL7, producing the protein MVQLRPRASRAPASAEAMVDEGQPASEEEEAEHGLLLGQPSSGAAAEPLEEDEEGDDEFDDEAPEELTFASAQAEAREEERRVRETVRRDKTLLKEKRKRREELFIEQKKRKLLPDTILEKLTTASQTNVKKSPGKVKEVNLQKKNEDCEKGNDSKKVKVQKVQSVSQNKSYLAVRLKDQDLRDSRQQAAQAFIHNSLYGPGTNRTTVNKFLSLANKRSPVKKAAVQFLNNAWGIQKKQNAKRFKRRWMVRKMKTKK; encoded by the exons ATGGTGCAGCTGCGACCGCGCGCGTCTCGCGCCCCGGCGTCGGCGGAGGCGATGGTGGACGAGGGCCAGCCGGCctcggaggaggaggaggcggagcACGGGCTGTTGCTCGGTCAGCCCAGCAGCGGCGCGGCGGCCGAGCCGCTGGAGGAAGACGAGGAAGGGGACGATGAGTTTGACGACGAAGCCCCGGAGGAGCTGACTTTCGCCAGCGCCCAGGCGGAAGCGAGAGAAGAGGAGCGGCGAGTGCGGGAGACCGTGCGCAG GGATAAAACGCTcctgaaggagaagaggaagcGACGCGAGGAGCTGTTCATCGAACAGAAG aaaagaaaactccttCCAGACACTATTTTAGAGAAGTTAACCACAGCTTCACAGACTAA TGTCAAGAAATCGCCAGGAAAGGTCAAAGAAG ttaatttgcaaaagaaaaatgaagactgtgaaaaaggaaatgactCCAAAAAAGTTAAAGTACAAAAAGTACAGTCTGTCAG CCAGAATAAAAGCTACTTGGCCGTCAGGCTAAAAGACCAAGATCTGAGAGATTCAAGGCAACAAGCGGCACAAGCCTTCATACATAATTCATTATATGGGCCAGGAACCAACAGGACTACTG TAAATAAGTTCCTGTCTCTTGCCAACAAGAGGTCACCAGTGAAAAAGGCTGCTGTCCAGTTTTTGAATAATGCTTGGG GAatccagaaaaaacaaaatgccaaGAGGTTTAAAAGACGGTGGATggtcagaaaaatgaaaactaagaagTAA